One segment of Brassica napus cultivar Da-Ae chromosome C3, Da-Ae, whole genome shotgun sequence DNA contains the following:
- the LOC106399723 gene encoding U-box domain-containing protein 6-like — protein sequence MSSSRTQSSSSSVWQHQYMKLHFFSRIRSLFKSKASSRKRDFQSSTQISRTQQYSEKVVAPPEILSKPPEEENEEVVLQRTVKKLHFGTFEEKEKAAIEIEKLSREDKNIRKLMAELGVLQVLVSMVASDISGHQRSAVMALIQLSHGTHTNKALMVNAGICSKLPKNVEVLDQSTRYGFAELLLSLSSLTSLQLPVASSQILPFLMETMNSDTTEMKCKEICLATINNLCLVLENARPLVTNGAIKTLLSLILVKDLSEKALASLGQLVVTQMGKKAMEEGSTVPKSLIEILTWEEKPKCQEYTAYILMVLAHQSWSQREKMAKAGIVPVLLEVTLLGSPLVQKRAVKLLQWFKDERNVRMGPHSGPQTSRVSSSIGSPMSPRSGEEGKNVMKNLVKQSLYKNMEMITRRGNVDLEREACRLKSSLIISTSSKSLTY from the exons atGTCTTCCTCTCGAACAcaatcctcttcttcttcagtttggCAACATCAATACATGAAGCTCCACTTCTTTAGCAGGATCCGTTCCCTTTTCAAATCCAAAGCATCATCCCGCAAACGCGACTTTCAAAGCTCAACTCAGATATCAAGAACCCAACAATATTCCGAGAAGGTGGTGGCGCCTCCAGAGATATTATCGAAACCACCTGAAGAGGAGAATGAGGAGGTTGTCTTGCAAAGAACTGTGAAGAAGCTTCACTTTGGAACCTTtgaagagaaggagaaagctGCCATCGAGATCGAGAAACTTTCCCGAGAAGACAAGAATATTCGGAAGCTCATGGCGGAGCTCGGTGTTCTTCAGGTTCTTGTCTCTATGGTCGCTTCCGATATCTCCGGCCACCAGAGATCTGCCGTTATGGCTCTTATTCAGCTTTCTCATGGAACCCACAC GAACAAGGCACTGATGGTGAACGCCGGAATATGCTCAAAGCTACCTAAAAATGTCGAAGTTCTCGACCAATCAACAAGATACGGGTTCGCTGAGCTTCTTCTTTCATTGTCTTCTCTAACAAGCCTGCAACTACCGGTAGCTTCATCACAAATTCTACCGTTCTTGATGGAAACGATGAACTCAGATACGACAGAGATGAAGTGCAAAGAGATATGTCTAGCCACCATAAACAATCTCTGCCTCGTGTTGGAAAACGCAAGACCGTTGGTCACAAACGGGGCAATAAAGACACTCCTAAGTCTAATATTGGTTAAGGACTTATCCGAGAAGGCCTTAGCGAGTCTAGGGCAATTGGTTGTGACACAAATGGGCAAAAAGGCAATGGAGGAAGGTTCGACTGTGCCCAAAAGTTTGATAGAGATTCTAACATGGGAAGAGAAACCGAAATGCCAAGAGTACACGGCATATATCTTGATGGTATTAGCTCATCAGAGTTGGAGCCAACGTGAGAAAATGGCTAAGGCAGGGATTGTACCGGTCCTTCTTGAAGTGACCTTACTTGGAAGCCCACTGGTTCAGAAGAGGGCGGTGAAACTTTTGCAATGGTTCAAGGATGAAAGAAATGTACGGATGGGTCCTCATTCGGGTCCACAAACCAGCCGTGTGAGTTCTAGTATTGGATCTCCAATGAGCCCGAGGTCAGGGGAAGAAGGTAAAAATGTGATGAAGAATCTGGTGAAACAGAGTTTATACAAGAACATGGAGATGATAACTAGACGAGGCAATGTAGATTTGGAAAGGGAGGCTTGTAGGCTTAAGTCTTCTTTGATCATCAGCACAAGCTCTAAAAGCTTGACTTATTGA
- the LOC106399331 gene encoding DNA polymerase epsilon subunit 3, giving the protein MTESEKVLEDELPLAIVRRVVKNKLSECSPEYDVSIHKEAILAFSEGAWIFIHYLSATANDNCKDSRRQTMKAEDVFKAIEDMGFEDFSEPLKASLEDFKKKNAGKKAGGGEGAASSSKPKETGKRKQEGASMQKGVRKCKSDEGDKKNDENDNTEENVNDEDDGTEENGNGEEDDEEGNEENMEEEFGSGEHDEKESGDEKEADNKEEDE; this is encoded by the exons ATGACAGAGTCGGAGAAAGTGCTGGAGGACGAGCTGCCGCTAGCTATCGTACGCCGGGTGGTGAAAAATAAGCTTTCAGAATGTTCGCCGGAATATGACGTCAGTATACACAAGGAAGCGATCCTCGCATTCTCCGAGGGTGCCTGGATCTTCATCCACTACCTCTCCGCTAC GGCAAATGATAACTGTAAAGATTCAAGAAGACAAACTATGAAAGCAGAGGATGTGTTTAAGGCAATAGAAGACATGGGTTTTGAGGATTTTTCGGAGCCGCTCAAAGCTTCTCTTGAAG ATTTTAAGAAGAAGAACGCTGGGAAAAAGGCAGGTGGTGGTGAAGGAGCGGCATCATCGTCGAAGCCCAAAGAGACGGGAAAGAGGAAACAGGAAGGAGCATCAATGCAAAAGGGTGTGAGGAAATGCAAAAGTGATGAAGGAGATAAGAAGAATGATGAGAACGACAACACAGAAGAGAATGTGAATGATGAGGATGATGGTACTGAAGAGAATGGGAATGGAGAGGAGGATGATGAAGAGGGGAATGAGGAAAACATGGAAGAAGAATTTGGGAGTGGTGAACATGATGAGAAGGAGAGTGGCGACGAGAAAGAGGCTGATaataaggaagaagatgagtgA
- the LOC106397387 gene encoding uncharacterized protein LOC106397387, with translation METVMSLIRFSLLSYRLTTVLNRHGAPPIIEHSLPHLKSVAAPFLDCVCGILRRNRRIPWQELIVIDIKGRVLVWRDYHGDVSVAQAQRFFSKLSGLGNILRQQHVASLWMLGGVLLVQLIFPKKQIAVSTQPRKAEKIHHMRRRVDRFKELMNA, from the exons ATGGAAACTGTTATGTCTCTTATACGTTTTTCTTTGCTATCGTATCGTTTGACTACTGTCTTAAACCGCCATGGAGCACCTCCTATCATCGAACACTCTCTACCTCATCTTAAATCTG TTGCAGCCCCTTTTTTGGATTGTGTTTGTGGCATTTTGAGAAGAAATAGAAGAATACCATGGCAGGAGCTGATTGTGATCGATATCAAAGGCCGTGTTCTCGTCTGGCGTGACTACCACGGTGATGTGTCCGTCGCGCAAGCCCAGCGCTTCTTCTCCAAGCTCTCAGGGCTTGGAAATATCTTAAGGCAGCAACATGTTGCAAGTCTCTGGATGCTGGGAGGTGTTTTATTGGTTCAGCTTATATTTCCCAAGAAACAGATTGCAGTGAGTACCCAGCCCCGTAAAGCAGAGAAAATTCATCACATGCGTCGTCGCGTCGATCGGTTCAAAGAACTTATGAATGCGTGA